A stretch of DNA from Halococcus agarilyticus:
TCGCCGACGACCTCGACAGTTTGAAGATGACGATAGCCGACCGCCACGCCGCCCTGGTGTTTGGCGTGGGACTTCCCGGTGTCGAGTACGGCTTCGGCCTCGACTTCGAGGCGCTGGTCCTCTTTGAGTTCGATGATCGGGACGTTGTCCTCGGCGGGCTCGACGACCGAATCGCTGCTGACGAGATCGCCCGAGTACGCGGTATCGGGGCCCGAAACGTCGATCCCCAGGGTGACGCCCTCGCCCGACTCGAACTCGTTCGGCGGCGCGTTGAGTGGCACCATCCCGAGCCGGTGGCCGATCTGCTCGTCGAACATCACCGACGAGTTCTCGACCACCCGAACGGTGTCGATCGACAGGGTGGGAACGTCGGCCACCATCGCCCGCCGGATGCCGTTGGCGAACGCGGGCGTGATCCCCCGGACGAGGAAGCGTGCGTCGCGGTCGTCGCGGTCGATGAACGTCACGTCGTAGCCGGTGCTCACGGTTAGAACCCGCTCGATTTGGGCGCGCGAGTGCCGTCGTGTG
This window harbors:
- a CDS encoding DNA-directed RNA polymerase subunit D, with translation MSTGYDVTFIDRDDRDARFLVRGITPAFANGIRRAMVADVPTLSIDTVRVVENSSVMFDEQIGHRLGMVPLNAPPNEFESGEGVTLGIDVSGPDTAYSGDLVSSDSVVEPAEDNVPIIELKEDQRLEVEAEAVLDTGKSHAKHQGGVAVGYRHLQTVEVVGDREEFADEEPNILRGVIEEDGELILTEEFDNDLTNRYPGKEVTVEDVPNAFVFHVETDGSLTVEELVTAAVDSLETRANELKEAVQL